From the Paraflavitalea soli genome, the window CGGATCATTGGGCTTATTGCCTTCTGCATCCGTGGGTAACGGCTCAGCCTTGTTTGAACCCATCCATGGTTCTTATCCCCAGGCGACCGGTAAAGACATTGCCAATCCGTTGGGATCCATTCTTTCATCCGCTATGCTGTTGGATTACATCGGGTTAACCAAAGAAGCAGCCCTCGTAAGAGAAGCCGTGGAGTGGACTTTGCAGAATGGCTTTGTGACCAAGGATATCGATTCCATTAATTTCTATTTCACTTCCACCATTGGCGAACTGATCTGTGATTATGTTGCAAACAGGATACCCGATGGCGTGAATCAGCACAATATAGAGTTGAGAAAATCAACCATTATATAAAGGTGTTCCTGCTTCACTTGTAGGAGTGAGGCTAAAATAAAGTTGCTTGCTATAGTTCTTTTTTTGAAACGGGGGGTGTATATTCGCAGTGCATCATTCCTTCTATGTTTAAAAGCAGAACAAATAATGTCATCGCTGTATTTACCGCAATAATTATTGTGGTGGTCGTGGTCATTATTATTCCTGCAACAAACGGAGGTGGTGTTTAACGTATAATTTAATTAGTTAAAAATACAAAGCGACCCGCCTCCCACGAGGCGGGTTTCTTTTTTGTTTTACCCCGCCGCAAAGGCATTAAAAACTAAAGAGTCATGGCATCCTATTACAACGAAAATACCATTGTATACCTCAATGGGAAATACGTAAAAGCTTCCGAAGCGAAGGTTGATCTCTACGGTCAGACCATGCATTATGGCCTGGGCGTATTTGAAGGCATCCGTTCTTACCATACCGTGCATGGCAACACCAAGATATTCAAGGCAGTCGAACACTACGATCGCCTCAGGAATTCGGCCGAAGCACTCAATATGCCATACAACTGGCATACCGTAGACCTCATCGATGCTACCTATGAAGTGTTGCGCCAGAATAACCTGCAGGATGCCTATATCCGTCCCCTGGTGTATGGACCGGCCAACATGAGCTTCAACCTCAATTCCGAATCCAATATCGTGATCGAAGTATGGGAGATGGGCAAATTCCTCGGTGATAAATTATTACGCGTATTGGCTTCTCCCTTTCAACGCCCCAATCCCGGCGGATTTAAAATAGAGGCTAAAGCCTGTGGTCATTATGTCAATTCCATCTTAGCCAGCCAGGATGCCAAAGCCAAAGGATATGATGAAGCCCTCCTCACCGATATGCATGGTTTTGTAGCAGAAGGGCCCGGCGCCAACATGTTCTATGAAAAAGATGGCAAACTGTACACCCCGGCATTGGGCCATATCCTGCCCGGTATCACCAGGGCTACCGTTATCGAACTTTGTGATGAGCTCAATATAGCCGTTGAAGAAAAGACTTTCACCGTCGATGAATTGAAACAGGCCGATGCCGCTTTCTTCTGCGGTACAGCCGCCGAGGTCATTGGATGGGAATCACTGGACAAAGTAAAGTTCCCCCTCGACTGGAACAATAGCCTGGGCAAAGTATTGCAGCAGGCCTATAAGGATCGCGTAACCGAACGTTCCCTGGCCCCTGAAAGACTGGACGGCCTGGGCAAAGGTTTAAAGAGTAAAGAAGCTATTAGCGCAAGGTAGATCACAAGGTGGGTCGCCCTTAAAGGGCGGCTCACCTTGGAACAGACAATAAGCATAAAACAATAAATCATAGTTCATTCAAGGATCAGTATGAAAGAATTAAATAAATATTCAAAGACGATTACACAGGATGTTACCCAGCCTGCGGCACAGGCCATGTTGTACGGTATTGGATTGACAGATGAAGATCTGAAGAAAGCACAGGTAGGCATTGTGAGCATGGGATATGACGGCAACACCTGCAATATGCACCTCAAT encodes:
- the ilvE gene encoding branched-chain-amino-acid transaminase, coding for MASYYNENTIVYLNGKYVKASEAKVDLYGQTMHYGLGVFEGIRSYHTVHGNTKIFKAVEHYDRLRNSAEALNMPYNWHTVDLIDATYEVLRQNNLQDAYIRPLVYGPANMSFNLNSESNIVIEVWEMGKFLGDKLLRVLASPFQRPNPGGFKIEAKACGHYVNSILASQDAKAKGYDEALLTDMHGFVAEGPGANMFYEKDGKLYTPALGHILPGITRATVIELCDELNIAVEEKTFTVDELKQADAAFFCGTAAEVIGWESLDKVKFPLDWNNSLGKVLQQAYKDRVTERSLAPERLDGLGKGLKSKEAISAR